One region of Populus trichocarpa isolate Nisqually-1 chromosome 4, P.trichocarpa_v4.1, whole genome shotgun sequence genomic DNA includes:
- the LOC7494375 gene encoding uncharacterized protein LOC7494375 isoform X1 yields MGCLVSTPQDSGGNRRRPGSIGDVSVYVPGFRIPKPVDFSLSLGDHLPKNLVKSLSALRTRIVVMAGQEAPTVSRTRRKSATQHGGSTLADLHQALEDYLPVLLGLVKDGSQLQHNVQFVWMNQEDEAEETAISNAWYEVLSVLHLMAMLSLSQANLLLLPRTSSDGYQPKVSEESRRASIDIFLKAAGYLDCAVQNVLPQLPNPLRKELPVDLAEGVLRALCLQALGQSVDIQLGMAIDSAKATLAVKRRLACEMVKYWQQAQDNIMNLPLANGWGEKHRLLIEWKYVEAKAAAYYYHGLILDEGNTEKSHGMAVAALQAADEYFKESKRACEAFNAASPLSRKPLLWGTMKYLSDKIPKDTSSKVRINRDLYSYEKIMETAPTLPDFALALKPDDFQLPPADSSWNEENVVAGQASSNHLRSE; encoded by the exons ATGGGATGCCTGGTGTCTACTCCGCAGGATTCGGGTGGAAATCGAAGGAGACCTGGTAGTATAGGGGATGTGTCTGTTTATGTACCTGGTTTTCGGATACCTAAGCCTGTTGATTTCTCTCTGTCACTTGGTGATCATTTGCCGAAGAATTTAGTGAAAAGCCTATCTGCTTTAAGAACTCGTATCGTAGTTATGGCTGGCCAAGAAGCACCAACAGtctcaagaacaagaagaaaaagtgCTACACAACATG GAGGTTCAACATTGGCCGATCTTCATCAGGCTCTTGAAGATTACTTGCCTGTTCTGTTGGGATTAGTTAAAGATGGAAGCCAGCTACAACACAATGTACAATTTGTGTGGATGAATCAAGAGGATGAAGCAGAG GAAACAGCGATTTCTAATGCATGGTATGAGGTGTTGTCAGTTTTGCACTTGATGGCAATGCTATCATTATCACAGGCCAACTTGTTGCTTCTTCCAAGAACATCTTCTGATGGTTACCAGCCAAAAGTATCTGAAG AGAGCAGGCGAGcatcaattgatattttcttaaagGCTGCAGGATATCTGGATTGTGCTGTCCAGAATGTGCTCCCACAATTACCTAATCCATTAAG GAAAGAACTGCCAGTGGACCTTGCTGAAGGTGTTCTTAGAGCACTTTGCCTTCAAGCATTAGGGCAG AGTGTTGACATCCAACTAGGAATGGCAATCGATAGTGCCAAAGCTACTCTTGCAGTGAAGCGAAGGCTTGCTTGTGAGATGGTAAAGTACTGGCAGCAG GCTCAAGATAATATAATGAATCTTCCATTAGCAAATGGTTGGGGGGAGAAGCACCGACTCTTAATAGAGTGGAAATATGTGGAAGCAAAG GCTGCAGCATACTATTATCATGGCTTAATCCTTGATGAGGGGAACACAGAGAAGTCTCATGGGATGGCTGTAGCTGCCTTGCAAGCTGCAGATgagtattttaaagaaagtaAGAGGGCATGTGAGGCATTCAATGCAGCTTCTCCATTGTCAAG AAAACCGCTGCTTTGGGGAACCATGAAATATCTCTCTGACAAAATTCCAAAAGATACTTCTAGCAAAGTGCGGATAAACCGCGATCTATACTCCTATGAAAA AATCATGGAGACAGCACCAACGTTGCCTGATTTTGCTTTGGCGCTGAAACCTGATGACTTTCAGCTCCCTCCAGCTGACTCTTCCTGGAACGAGGAGAATGTAGTTGCTGGACAAGCCAGTTCCAACCATCTGAGGAGCGAGTGA
- the LOC7494375 gene encoding uncharacterized protein LOC7494375 isoform X2 yields MGCLVSTPQDSGGNRRRPGSIGDVSVYVPGFRIPKPVDFSLSLGDHLPKNLVKSLSALRTRIVVMAGQEAPTVSRTRRKSATQHGGSTLADLHQALEDYLPVLLGLVKDGSQLQHNVQFVWMNQEDEAEETAISNAWYEVLSVLHLMAMLSLSQANLLLLPRTSSDGYQPKVSEESRRASIDIFLKAAGYLDCAVQNVLPQLPNPLRKELPVDLAEGVLRALCLQALGQSVDIQLGMAIDSAKATLAVKRRLACEMVKYWQQAQDNIMNLPLANGWGEKHRLLIEWKYVEAKAAAYYYHGLILDEGNTEKSHGMAVAALQAADEYFKESKRACEAFNAASPLSR; encoded by the exons ATGGGATGCCTGGTGTCTACTCCGCAGGATTCGGGTGGAAATCGAAGGAGACCTGGTAGTATAGGGGATGTGTCTGTTTATGTACCTGGTTTTCGGATACCTAAGCCTGTTGATTTCTCTCTGTCACTTGGTGATCATTTGCCGAAGAATTTAGTGAAAAGCCTATCTGCTTTAAGAACTCGTATCGTAGTTATGGCTGGCCAAGAAGCACCAACAGtctcaagaacaagaagaaaaagtgCTACACAACATG GAGGTTCAACATTGGCCGATCTTCATCAGGCTCTTGAAGATTACTTGCCTGTTCTGTTGGGATTAGTTAAAGATGGAAGCCAGCTACAACACAATGTACAATTTGTGTGGATGAATCAAGAGGATGAAGCAGAG GAAACAGCGATTTCTAATGCATGGTATGAGGTGTTGTCAGTTTTGCACTTGATGGCAATGCTATCATTATCACAGGCCAACTTGTTGCTTCTTCCAAGAACATCTTCTGATGGTTACCAGCCAAAAGTATCTGAAG AGAGCAGGCGAGcatcaattgatattttcttaaagGCTGCAGGATATCTGGATTGTGCTGTCCAGAATGTGCTCCCACAATTACCTAATCCATTAAG GAAAGAACTGCCAGTGGACCTTGCTGAAGGTGTTCTTAGAGCACTTTGCCTTCAAGCATTAGGGCAG AGTGTTGACATCCAACTAGGAATGGCAATCGATAGTGCCAAAGCTACTCTTGCAGTGAAGCGAAGGCTTGCTTGTGAGATGGTAAAGTACTGGCAGCAG GCTCAAGATAATATAATGAATCTTCCATTAGCAAATGGTTGGGGGGAGAAGCACCGACTCTTAATAGAGTGGAAATATGTGGAAGCAAAG GCTGCAGCATACTATTATCATGGCTTAATCCTTGATGAGGGGAACACAGAGAAGTCTCATGGGATGGCTGTAGCTGCCTTGCAAGCTGCAGATgagtattttaaagaaagtaAGAGGGCATGTGAGGCATTCAATGCAGCTTCTCCATTGTCAAGGTAA